Proteins from a genomic interval of Scomber scombrus chromosome 11, fScoSco1.1, whole genome shotgun sequence:
- the LOC133991203 gene encoding histone H2B 3-like has translation MPDPVKAPKKGSKKAVSKATKTGKKKRKTRKESYAIYVYKVLKQVHPDTGISSKAMGIMNSFVGDIFERIAGEASRLAHYNKRSTITSREIQTAVRLLLPGELAKHAVSEGTKAVTKYTSSK, from the coding sequence ATGCCCGATCCAGTCAAAGCACCCAAGAAAGGCTCCAAGAAGGCCGTGTCTAAGGCCACCAAGACCggcaagaagaagaggaagacaagGAAGGAGAGCTATGCTATCTACGTCTACAAGGTGCTGAAGCAGGTTCACCCTGATACCGGTATCTCCTCCAAGGCCATGGGCATCATGAACTCCTTTGTGGGAGACATCTTTGAGCGTATTGCTGGTGAGGCTTCCCGCCTTGCTCACTACAACAAGCGCTCCACCATCACCTCCAGGGAGATCCAGACCGCCGTCCGCCTGCTGCTGCCCGGTGAGCTGGCCAAACACGCCGTGTCTGAGGGCACCAAGGCCGTCACCAAGTACACCAGCTCCAAGTAA
- the LOC133991211 gene encoding histone H4-like, with amino-acid sequence MSVERSGRGKGGKGLGKGGAKRHRKVLRDNIQGITKPAIRRLARRGGVKRISGLIYEETRGVLKVFLENVIRDAVTYTEHAKRKTVTAMDVVYALKRQGRTLYGFGG; translated from the exons ATGAGTGTTGAAAGGTC TGGAAGAGGCAAAGGAGGAAAGGGACTCGGTAAAGGAGGCGCCAAGCGTCACCGTAAAGTTCTCCGTGATAACATCCAGGGAATCACCAAACCCGCCATCCGCCGTCTGGCTCGCCGTGGTGGTGTGAAGCGTATCTCCGGTCTGATCTACGAGGAGACCCGCGGAGTGTTGAAGGTGTTCCTGGAGAATGTGATCCGTGATGCCGTCACCTACACCGAGCACGCCAAGAGAAAGACCGTGACCGCCATGGATGTGGTTTATGCTCTGAAGAGACAGGGACGTACTCTGTACGGTTTCGGAGGTTAA
- the LOC133991204 gene encoding histone H2B 3-like: MPDPVKAPKKGSKKAVSKATKTGKKKRKTRKESYAIYVYKVLKQVHPDTGISSKAMGIMNSFVGDIFERIAGEASRLAHYNKRSTITSREIQTAVRLLLPGELAKHAVSEGTKAVTKYTSSK, encoded by the coding sequence ATGCCCGATCCAGTCAAAGCACCCAAGAAAGGCTCCAAGAAGGCCGTGTCTAAGGCCACCAAGACCggcaagaagaagaggaagacaagGAAAGAGAGCTATGCTATCTACGTGTACAAGGTGCTGAAGCAGGTTCATCCTGATACCGGCATCTCCTCCAAGGCAATGGGCATCATGAACTCCTTTGTTGGAGACATCTTTGAGCGTATTGCTGGTGAGGCTTCCCGCCTTGCTCACTACAACAAGCGCTCCACCATCACCTCCAGGGAGATCCAGACCGCTGTCCGCCTGCTCCTGCCCGGTGAGCTGGCCAAACACGCCGTGTCTGAGGGCACCAAGGCCGTCACCAAGTACACCAGCTCCAAGTAA